In Desulfobulbaceae bacterium, the genomic stretch TTTTTCTATATCTTTTTTCCATCGCTTGTCAACTGGGTGATCCCGGCCTTGATAATGAGTTTCGCGATAGGTAAGAAATATCCTAAGCCGTTAACGGAAAGCATTGCCATGAAGATAGGGGCCAAGCGGATAATTCTGCTCTTTCTGCTTACCATCTGTACCGCAGTGTCGTTTCATAATTATCTGTCCTTGCCGCCGGCTGCCGGAATGATGTTCGGGCTTTCCTATCTGGGATTTATGTCTTACTACATCAAGATTAAAGAAAAGAGACAGCTTGACTATGATAATCCTATAGGAATGAGCGCTGATGGAATGCCTGCTGCTCCATTTGATTTGTTTCGCCGTATTGCCAGAGCAGAATGGGATACCCTTCTTTTTTTCTATGGGGTAATTCTCTGTGTCGGTGGTCTGTCTCAGTTCGGTTACCTAGCGATGATATCAAATCAAATGTACAATGGTCTTGGAGCAACCAATGCCAATATTCTTGTGGGTGTATTGTCGGCTGTGATTGATAATATTCCAGTTATGTTTGCGGTATTGACTATGGATCCGTCTATGTCACTCGGGCAATGGCTGCTAGTCACCATGACAGCCGGGGTAGGTGGCAGTTTGCTTTCAATTGGTTCGGCAGCTGGTGTGGCACTTATGGGTGCAGCTCGTGACACATACACCTTTGGCGCTCACCTTCGATGGTTTCCCGCTATTGCCTTAGGCTATGCCGCCAGCATCTGGTGCCATTTTTATATTAATGGTAGTCTTTTTTAATTTTTTGTAATCAAAGTGTTTTACCCGCAGGGTTAGGTTTATTAAAAACCTAACCCTGTAATTTTTTTATGTAAAGATTGCCGGGTTCGTCAAAACTAACGGAATGTTTAGGTAGGTGGGCGAGCCTA encodes the following:
- a CDS encoding sodium:proton antiporter; amino-acid sequence: MTHTGMGYLAVALFVGAYMLVIFEEKTHLRKSKPVMFAAGVIWVLIAIGYRTLGSPEVVHDAILHNILEYAELMLFLLSAMTYINSMEERNVFQALRSWLVNKGFSLRTVFWLTGLLAFLISPIADNLTTALLMGAVVIAVAGDDKKFVALACINIVVGANAGGAFSPFGDITTLMVWQKSKVQFSQFFYIFFPSLVNWVIPALIMSFAIGKKYPKPLTESIAMKIGAKRIILLFLLTICTAVSFHNYLSLPPAAGMMFGLSYLGFMSYYIKIKEKRQLDYDNPIGMSADGMPAAPFDLFRRIARAEWDTLLFFYGVILCVGGLSQFGYLAMISNQMYNGLGATNANILVGVLSAVIDNIPVMFAVLTMDPSMSLGQWLLVTMTAGVGGSLLSIGSAAGVALMGAARDTYTFGAHLRWFPAIALGYAASIWCHFYINGSLF